A genomic stretch from Streptomyces venezuelae ATCC 10712 includes:
- a CDS encoding Lrp/AsnC family transcriptional regulator: MTSEYTPDATDWRILEALQSEGRASFAELARTVSMSPSAVTERVRRLEEAGVISGYTAIVDQDRLGLPILAFVRLRYPHGNYKPFHDLLDTTPEVLEAHHVTGDDCFVLKVAARSMRHLEEISGKIATLGAVTTSVVYSSPLPRRSLSR, from the coding sequence ATGACCAGCGAGTACACCCCTGACGCCACCGACTGGCGCATCCTCGAAGCCCTCCAGTCCGAGGGCCGCGCCAGCTTCGCCGAGCTCGCCCGTACGGTGTCGATGTCGCCGTCCGCGGTGACCGAGCGGGTGCGGCGCCTGGAGGAGGCCGGGGTGATCTCCGGGTACACGGCGATCGTCGACCAGGACCGGCTCGGTCTGCCCATCCTCGCCTTCGTACGGCTCCGCTACCCGCACGGCAACTACAAGCCGTTCCACGACCTGCTCGACACCACGCCCGAGGTCCTGGAGGCGCACCACGTCACCGGTGACGACTGCTTCGTCCTCAAGGTCGCGGCCCGCTCGATGCGGCACCTGGAGGAGATCTCCGGGAAGATCGCCACGCTCGGCGCGGTGACCACCAGCGTCGTCTACTCCTCGCCGCTGCCCCGGCGCTCCCTCAGCCGCTGA
- a CDS encoding trans-sulfuration enzyme family protein, with amino-acid sequence MDAMDYGPSATPRALATEAVHAGREDLATLGLHAPPIDLSTTYPSYDARAEAARIDEFATTGARLDGPPVYARLDNPTVARFEEALARLEGTEAAVAFASGMAALTAVLLARASQGLRHVVAVRPLYGCSDHLLDAGLLGTEVTWTDPAGIAGAIRPDTGLVMVESPANPTLAEADLRALAHSCGSVPLLVDNTFATPVLQRPVEQGARIVLHSATKYLGGHGDVMGGVVACDEEFARTLRQVRFATGGVLHPLAGYLLLRGLATLPVRVRAASGTAAELVRRLATDPRIARVHYPRIGGAMIAFEVYGDPHDVIAGVRLITPAVSLGSVDTLIQHPASISHRIVAEGDRRSAGVSDRLLRMSVGLEDVEDLWRDLTQALSAPPAGPLRIAAPAAAGRPVGVPRPAGR; translated from the coding sequence ATGGACGCCATGGACTACGGCCCCTCGGCCACCCCGAGGGCCCTCGCCACCGAAGCCGTGCACGCCGGCCGCGAAGACCTCGCCACGCTCGGTCTGCACGCCCCGCCGATCGACCTGTCCACCACCTACCCCTCGTACGACGCCCGGGCGGAGGCCGCCCGGATCGACGAGTTCGCCACCACCGGCGCCCGGCTCGACGGCCCGCCGGTCTACGCCCGGCTCGACAACCCCACCGTCGCCCGCTTCGAGGAGGCCCTCGCCCGCCTGGAGGGCACCGAGGCCGCCGTCGCGTTCGCCAGCGGCATGGCCGCGCTCACCGCCGTCCTCCTCGCCCGCGCGAGCCAGGGCCTGCGCCATGTCGTCGCCGTCCGGCCGCTCTACGGCTGCAGCGACCACCTCCTCGACGCCGGTCTGCTGGGCACCGAGGTGACCTGGACCGACCCGGCGGGGATAGCCGGGGCGATCCGCCCGGACACCGGCCTCGTCATGGTGGAGTCGCCGGCCAACCCGACCCTCGCCGAGGCGGACCTGCGCGCCCTCGCCCACTCCTGCGGCTCCGTGCCGCTCCTGGTCGACAACACCTTCGCCACCCCGGTGCTCCAGCGCCCCGTCGAGCAGGGTGCGCGCATCGTGCTGCACAGCGCGACCAAGTACCTGGGCGGGCACGGCGACGTCATGGGCGGCGTCGTGGCCTGCGACGAGGAGTTCGCCCGTACCCTGCGCCAGGTGCGCTTCGCCACCGGCGGCGTACTGCACCCGCTCGCCGGCTACCTGCTGCTGCGCGGTCTCGCCACCCTGCCTGTACGCGTCCGGGCGGCGTCCGGTACGGCGGCGGAACTCGTCCGGCGGCTCGCCACCGACCCGCGGATCGCCCGGGTCCACTACCCCCGGATCGGCGGCGCGATGATCGCCTTCGAGGTGTACGGCGATCCGCACGACGTCATCGCCGGCGTCCGGCTGATCACCCCGGCCGTCAGCCTCGGCAGCGTCGACACCCTCATCCAGCACCCGGCCTCCATCAGCCACCGCATCGTGGCCGAGGGCGACCGGCGCTCGGCGGGCGTCAGCGACCGGCTGCTGCGCATGTCGGTCGGCCTCGAGGACGTCGAGGACCTGTGGCGCGATCTGACCCAGGCGCTCAGCGCTCCGCCCGCCGGACCCCTTCGGATCGCTGCTCCTGCCGCGGCCGGTCGGCCGGTCGGGGTGCCGAGGCCAGCCGGGCGGTGA
- a CDS encoding GNAT family N-acetyltransferase, which produces MTDVTSSKSARRPHHWRRDLIELAALFTAVVVADTIAKTIAKGPDGPYLLVFSAIALVATAAFHTWWARRHSHASHAPPAGHTGGHPDVTSPSAVASAPDAASDAAAEDEGKPEVPVETALWRMRTTVADTPGSLAALCTVLARLGVDILTLQTHPLADGTVDEFLLRAPADLSAQALARETAAAGGRDTWTERADAHDLVDTPTRVLGLATRTALDAAELPLALRQLLGRCTLHSVPAVSLTGRPTGEHAPVEGVLEETVMRLRDPNGGTLIVERPYLPFTPTEFARARALVELDARLGPRVPRSQDVLTLPEGNEITVRRADQRDLVAARAMHDRCSARTLSLRYHGPVGDADRYLDHLLSPRFGRTLAVQTASGRLVALGHLLWDGDETEVALLVEDDWQRRGIGSELLGRLVAMAEEAGCASVYAVTQSSNTGMVAAMRALRLPLDYQIEEGTLVITARLASAPRPADRPRQEQRSEGVRRAER; this is translated from the coding sequence ATGACCGATGTGACGTCTTCGAAGAGCGCCCGCCGACCGCACCACTGGCGGCGCGACCTGATCGAGCTCGCCGCCCTGTTCACCGCCGTGGTGGTGGCCGACACGATCGCCAAGACCATCGCCAAGGGACCCGACGGCCCCTACCTGCTGGTGTTCTCGGCGATCGCGCTGGTCGCCACCGCCGCCTTCCACACCTGGTGGGCACGGAGGCACAGTCATGCGAGCCATGCCCCGCCCGCCGGTCACACCGGCGGGCACCCCGACGTGACCTCCCCGTCCGCCGTGGCCTCCGCGCCTGACGCGGCGTCCGACGCGGCCGCGGAGGACGAGGGGAAGCCGGAGGTGCCCGTCGAGACCGCGCTGTGGCGGATGCGCACCACCGTCGCGGACACGCCGGGCAGCCTGGCCGCGCTCTGCACGGTCCTGGCCCGCCTGGGCGTGGACATCCTCACCCTCCAGACCCACCCGCTCGCCGACGGCACGGTCGACGAGTTCCTGCTGCGTGCCCCCGCCGACCTCTCCGCCCAGGCCCTCGCCCGGGAGACGGCGGCGGCCGGCGGCCGGGACACCTGGACCGAGCGGGCGGACGCCCACGACCTGGTGGACACCCCCACCCGGGTCCTGGGCCTGGCCACCCGGACCGCCCTCGACGCGGCCGAACTGCCGCTCGCGCTGCGCCAGCTCCTCGGCCGCTGCACCCTGCACTCGGTGCCCGCCGTCTCGCTCACCGGTCGCCCCACGGGCGAGCACGCCCCGGTCGAGGGCGTCCTCGAGGAGACCGTGATGCGGCTGCGCGACCCCAACGGCGGCACGCTCATCGTGGAGCGGCCCTACCTCCCGTTCACCCCGACCGAGTTCGCCCGCGCCCGCGCCCTCGTGGAGCTCGACGCGCGGCTCGGCCCGCGCGTCCCGCGCAGCCAGGACGTGCTGACCCTGCCCGAGGGCAACGAGATCACCGTCCGCCGCGCCGACCAGCGCGACCTGGTCGCCGCGCGCGCCATGCACGACCGCTGCTCCGCCCGCACCCTGAGCCTGCGGTACCACGGCCCGGTCGGCGACGCGGACCGCTACCTCGACCATCTGCTGAGCCCCCGCTTCGGCCGCACCCTCGCCGTACAGACGGCCTCGGGCCGGCTCGTCGCCCTCGGCCATCTGCTCTGGGACGGCGACGAGACGGAGGTCGCGCTGCTCGTCGAGGACGACTGGCAGCGGCGGGGCATCGGCTCCGAACTCCTCGGCCGGCTGGTGGCGATGGCCGAGGAGGCCGGCTGCGCGAGCGTGTACGCCGTGACGCAGTCGTCCAACACCGGGATGGTGGCCGCGATGCGGGCGCTCCGGCTGCCCCTCGACTACCAGATCGAGGAGGGCACCCTGGTGATCACCGCCCGGCTGGCCTCGGCACCCCGACCGGCCGACCGGCCGCGGCAGGAGCAGCGATCCGAAGGGGTCCGGCGGGCGGAGCGCTGA
- a CDS encoding Lrp/AsnC family transcriptional regulator encodes MADSVVLDAVDLHILRLLQNDARTTYRELAAEVGVAPSTCLDRVARLRRTGVILGHQLRLDPAKLGRGLEALLLVQVRPHRRELIGPFVDRIRALPESRALFHLTGPDDYLVHVAVADPADLQRLVLDEFTSRREVARVETRLIFQQWECGPLLPPSASPSLSAD; translated from the coding sequence ATGGCCGATTCTGTCGTACTGGACGCGGTCGATCTGCACATTCTTCGCCTCTTGCAGAACGACGCCCGGACCACCTACCGCGAACTCGCCGCCGAGGTCGGGGTGGCTCCGTCCACCTGCCTCGACCGGGTGGCGCGGCTGCGCCGCACCGGAGTGATCCTCGGACACCAGCTACGACTGGATCCGGCCAAACTCGGCCGGGGGCTTGAAGCGCTCCTTCTGGTCCAGGTCCGCCCCCACCGGCGGGAACTGATCGGTCCGTTCGTCGACCGCATCCGGGCCCTGCCGGAGTCCCGGGCCCTGTTCCATCTCACGGGACCTGACGACTACCTGGTGCACGTGGCCGTGGCGGACCCCGCCGACCTGCAACGACTCGTGCTCGACGAGTTCACCTCGCGCCGCGAGGTGGCCCGCGTCGAGACCCGGCTGATCTTCCAGCAGTGGGAGTGCGGCCCGCTCCTGCCGCCGTCCGCGAGCCCCTCCTTGTCAGCCGACTGA
- a CDS encoding DUF885 domain-containing protein yields MPETSSCPLPRQVADEHVDALIALDPITGTYLGVKESAGQLPDFSPAGQRAVAELARRTLARLDEAERAPGADGEAERRCARLLRERLTAELAVYEAEEGLCAVSNMRSPAHSVRIVFTVMPTETEEDWAAVASRLRAVPGALEGYRASLALGLDRGLLGGPRPTATFVEQLTEWAGGDGGKPGWFEEFAAAGPDSLPEDLRAELAKAGRGATEAVAALRDWMRDVYAPAVADAPNTVGRERYQRWTRYFNGTDLDLDQAYAYGWTEYHRLLGEMRAEAERILPGAGPWEALAHLDEHGTHIEGVDEVRDWLQRLMDEAIEALDGTHFELADRVRRVESRIAPPGGAAAPYYTGPSEDFSRPGRTWLPVDGTTRFPVYDLVSTWYHEGVPGHHLQIAQWVHVADRLSRYQATIGKVSANMEGWALYAERLMDELGFLPDAERRLGYLDGQMMRACRVIVDIGMHLGLEIPADSPFHPGERWTPELAQEFFQRHSSRPASFVESEMTRYLSMPGQAIGYKLGERAWLLGRANARAAHGDAFDAKAWHMAALSQGPLGLDDLVEELSRL; encoded by the coding sequence ATGCCAGAGACTTCCAGCTGCCCGCTGCCCCGCCAGGTCGCCGACGAACACGTCGACGCACTCATCGCCCTCGACCCGATCACCGGTACGTACCTGGGAGTCAAGGAGAGCGCCGGACAGCTGCCCGACTTCTCGCCCGCCGGCCAGCGGGCGGTGGCCGAGCTCGCCCGCCGCACGCTCGCCCGGCTCGACGAGGCCGAGCGCGCCCCGGGTGCGGACGGCGAGGCCGAGCGGCGGTGCGCCCGGCTGCTCCGGGAGCGTCTCACGGCCGAACTCGCCGTGTACGAGGCCGAGGAGGGCCTCTGCGCGGTCAGCAACATGCGCTCGCCCGCGCACAGCGTCCGCATCGTCTTCACCGTGATGCCGACGGAGACCGAGGAGGACTGGGCGGCGGTCGCGTCCCGGCTGCGCGCGGTCCCCGGCGCCCTGGAGGGCTACCGCGCCTCGCTCGCGCTGGGCCTCGACCGGGGGCTCCTCGGCGGGCCCCGGCCCACCGCCACCTTCGTCGAGCAGCTCACCGAGTGGGCGGGCGGGGACGGCGGGAAGCCTGGCTGGTTCGAGGAGTTCGCCGCCGCGGGCCCCGACAGTCTGCCCGAGGACCTGCGCGCCGAGCTCGCGAAGGCGGGCCGGGGCGCCACCGAGGCCGTCGCGGCGCTGCGGGACTGGATGCGGGACGTGTACGCGCCGGCCGTCGCCGACGCCCCGAACACGGTCGGCCGCGAGCGCTACCAGCGCTGGACCCGCTACTTCAACGGCACCGACCTGGACCTCGACCAGGCGTACGCGTACGGCTGGACCGAGTACCACCGGCTGCTCGGGGAGATGCGCGCGGAGGCCGAGCGGATCCTGCCGGGCGCCGGCCCCTGGGAGGCGCTCGCCCACCTCGACGAGCACGGCACCCACATCGAGGGCGTGGACGAGGTGCGGGACTGGCTCCAGCGGCTCATGGACGAGGCCATCGAGGCCCTCGACGGCACCCACTTCGAACTCGCCGACCGGGTACGGCGGGTGGAGTCCCGGATCGCCCCGCCGGGCGGCGCCGCCGCGCCGTACTACACCGGCCCGTCCGAGGACTTCTCGCGGCCCGGCCGGACCTGGCTGCCGGTCGACGGGACGACCCGCTTCCCCGTCTACGACCTGGTGTCGACCTGGTACCACGAGGGGGTCCCCGGCCATCACCTGCAGATCGCCCAGTGGGTGCACGTCGCCGACCGGCTCTCCCGCTACCAGGCGACCATCGGCAAGGTCAGCGCCAACATGGAGGGCTGGGCGCTCTACGCGGAGCGCCTGATGGACGAGTTGGGTTTCCTGCCCGACGCGGAGCGGCGCCTCGGCTACCTCGACGGCCAGATGATGCGCGCGTGCCGGGTGATCGTGGACATCGGCATGCACCTGGGTCTGGAGATCCCGGCCGACTCGCCGTTCCACCCGGGCGAGCGGTGGACTCCGGAGCTCGCCCAGGAGTTCTTCCAGCGGCACAGCAGCCGCCCGGCGTCCTTCGTGGAGAGCGAGATGACCCGCTACCTGTCGATGCCGGGCCAGGCCATCGGCTACAAGCTGGGCGAGCGCGCCTGGCTGCTCGGCCGTGCCAACGCGCGGGCGGCGCACGGCGACGCGTTCGACGCGAAGGCCTGGCACATGGCGGCGCTCTCGCAGGGCCCGCTGGGCCTCGACGACCTGGTCGAGGAACTCTCGCGGCTCTGA
- a CDS encoding DUF6493 family protein, translated as MTADGAARADGVVTGATGATGVRKSLVNRVMDSMMIKVRSTVAGTTGNDTASGTVGDADREDGTAGTPVERLVAAVRAGRAHQVPKLFEPLTAAERKSALAQLKAVRSEVRSWDWKRWNEATAVRRALYVAGAGCQTGAAAAATWLGGRDLLSWRSEDGGLVLSVLGDRDAAWMADVALRLAQRPAVAESSYGLIRGLVERSGCAVPATDGYVLAWTREITDARLQERLREDPQTTVLVPHALAMAETPDRLTWSVGPEAPTHWPTALAGLVAEGVLDRAQVVDLCVSRLLRGGRPRDLRFPLEVLRLVEPSAEERRGRVPDWTGMAADAPSPVAGYAQEVLAGLAAEGALSTAALAEMTGGVLFRTEKKLVRAQLTLVGKVLAREPGAAGELLPAVAEAFGHEDTTIQERALKLVARHVAAVDASVRDELAGQAGLLSPVHRAAAAALFGEALEAEAWAPYEEVLPPVPEREPVAPPATTVEALVEELLTRGLYQDPAAFERTLDGLVRVARQDRAGLEAAVREAFPTEHWENRHYFSHYTHGAEVVLAGLLGVLPGWRVDSGRGKGTGRKSCHHEALSGILDARLWEAAALIGSDALPFLLAAPTVHTGEIDPVVLVERLRAYRDAGVEPAPADFAQALLRVGRGDSSAGRCAEEAEALGTRAGGRLAAWLRTAEPLATKVRFLPRGKDRTSGKWWLAERIVVEIEDRPVVRKEFPAAFRWLGGELGATPRRCYHWLETRAHWVAALPVDREFVAACVLPSLASGADADQRGVTEPLTALAEAAGPVGRALPLALAAGLGCQDADDRLRAVDALLVLASRGDLDARRLGTELAWLVAEGSVKPNRLADALRTAAATGAYGTVWAVLAPALPELLGAEKPVRGLGEVLAVAADCVERCGAGDEVAGLAGVASARGSSQFLVQAKRLLGALRQGAGQPLAETA; from the coding sequence ATGACGGCGGACGGGGCGGCGCGGGCGGACGGCGTGGTGACCGGGGCGACCGGGGCGACCGGGGTGCGGAAGAGCCTGGTGAACAGGGTGATGGACAGCATGATGATCAAGGTGAGGAGCACGGTGGCGGGCACGACGGGGAACGACACGGCGAGCGGCACGGTGGGCGACGCGGACCGCGAGGACGGCACGGCGGGTACGCCGGTCGAGCGTCTGGTCGCGGCGGTGCGGGCGGGCCGCGCCCATCAGGTGCCGAAGCTCTTCGAGCCGCTGACAGCCGCCGAGCGGAAGAGCGCCCTCGCACAGCTGAAGGCCGTGCGCTCCGAGGTCCGTTCCTGGGACTGGAAGCGGTGGAACGAGGCCACCGCCGTCCGACGCGCCCTGTACGTGGCGGGTGCCGGCTGTCAGACCGGTGCGGCCGCGGCGGCGACCTGGCTCGGCGGACGCGATCTGCTGAGCTGGCGCTCGGAGGACGGCGGCCTGGTCCTCTCGGTGCTGGGCGACCGGGACGCGGCGTGGATGGCGGACGTGGCGCTCCGCCTCGCCCAGCGGCCGGCCGTCGCGGAGAGCAGCTACGGACTGATCCGGGGGCTCGTGGAGCGCTCCGGGTGCGCGGTGCCCGCCACCGACGGCTATGTCCTGGCCTGGACCCGGGAGATCACCGACGCGCGTCTTCAGGAGCGGCTCCGGGAGGACCCGCAGACGACGGTGCTGGTGCCGCACGCCCTCGCGATGGCGGAGACGCCGGACCGGCTGACCTGGTCGGTGGGTCCCGAGGCGCCGACGCACTGGCCGACCGCGCTCGCGGGGCTCGTCGCCGAGGGGGTGCTCGACCGGGCCCAGGTCGTCGACCTGTGCGTCTCCAGGCTGCTGCGCGGCGGGCGTCCCCGGGACCTGCGGTTCCCGCTGGAGGTGCTGCGTCTGGTGGAGCCGAGCGCGGAGGAGCGCCGGGGGCGGGTTCCCGACTGGACCGGGATGGCGGCCGACGCCCCGTCGCCGGTCGCCGGGTACGCGCAGGAGGTCCTCGCGGGGCTGGCCGCCGAGGGGGCGCTGTCGACGGCGGCGCTGGCGGAGATGACGGGCGGGGTGCTGTTCCGTACCGAGAAGAAGCTGGTGCGGGCGCAGTTGACGCTGGTCGGCAAGGTGCTGGCGCGGGAGCCCGGCGCGGCGGGCGAGCTGTTGCCGGCGGTGGCGGAGGCCTTCGGGCACGAGGACACCACGATCCAGGAGCGGGCGCTGAAGCTGGTGGCCCGTCATGTGGCGGCGGTGGACGCCTCCGTACGCGACGAGCTCGCCGGGCAGGCGGGTCTGCTGAGTCCGGTGCACCGGGCGGCCGCCGCCGCGCTGTTCGGGGAGGCGCTGGAGGCGGAGGCCTGGGCCCCGTACGAGGAGGTCCTGCCCCCGGTCCCGGAGCGGGAGCCGGTGGCTCCGCCGGCGACGACGGTCGAGGCGCTGGTGGAGGAGCTGCTGACGAGGGGCCTGTACCAGGACCCGGCGGCGTTCGAGCGGACGCTGGACGGTCTGGTGCGTGTGGCGCGGCAGGACCGGGCGGGTCTTGAGGCGGCGGTGCGCGAGGCGTTTCCGACGGAGCACTGGGAGAACCGGCACTACTTCAGTCACTACACCCACGGGGCGGAGGTGGTGCTCGCGGGGCTGCTGGGCGTGCTGCCGGGGTGGCGCGTCGATTCCGGGCGGGGGAAGGGGACCGGCCGGAAGTCCTGTCACCACGAGGCGTTGTCGGGAATCCTCGACGCGCGACTGTGGGAGGCGGCCGCCCTGATCGGCTCGGACGCGCTGCCGTTCCTGCTCGCCGCACCGACGGTGCACACCGGCGAGATCGACCCGGTGGTGCTGGTGGAGCGGCTGCGCGCCTACCGGGACGCGGGCGTCGAGCCGGCCCCGGCGGACTTCGCCCAGGCGCTGCTGCGGGTCGGGCGCGGGGACTCCTCGGCCGGCCGGTGCGCCGAGGAGGCGGAGGCGCTCGGGACCCGGGCGGGAGGACGGCTCGCGGCCTGGCTGCGGACGGCGGAGCCCCTGGCGACGAAGGTGCGGTTCCTGCCCCGGGGGAAGGACCGGACCTCGGGGAAGTGGTGGCTGGCGGAGCGGATCGTCGTGGAGATAGAGGACCGCCCCGTGGTGCGCAAGGAGTTCCCGGCGGCCTTCCGCTGGCTGGGCGGTGAGCTGGGGGCGACTCCCCGTCGCTGCTACCACTGGCTGGAGACGCGGGCGCACTGGGTCGCGGCGCTGCCGGTGGACCGTGAGTTCGTGGCGGCGTGCGTCCTTCCCTCGCTGGCCTCCGGGGCCGACGCGGACCAGCGCGGGGTGACGGAGCCGCTCACCGCGCTCGCCGAGGCGGCCGGTCCGGTCGGCCGGGCCCTTCCGCTGGCACTGGCGGCCGGTCTGGGCTGTCAGGACGCCGACGACCGGCTGCGGGCGGTGGACGCGCTGCTCGTGCTCGCGTCCCGGGGCGACCTGGACGCGCGGCGGCTCGGTACGGAGCTGGCGTGGCTGGTCGCGGAGGGCTCGGTGAAGCCGAACCGGCTGGCGGACGCGCTGCGGACGGCGGCCGCCACGGGGGCGTACGGCACGGTCTGGGCGGTCCTCGCCCCGGCGCTGCCCGAGCTGCTCGGGGCGGAGAAGCCGGTGCGGGGGCTGGGCGAGGTGCTCGCGGTGGCGGCGGACTGCGTGGAGCGGTGCGGGGCCGGCGACGAGGTGGCCGGTCTCGCGGGGGTGGCCTCGGCGCGGGGTTCCTCGCAGTTCCTCGTGCAGGCGAAGCGGCTGCTGGGCGCACTCCGTCAGGGGGCCGGTCAGCCTCTGGCAGAAACGGCCTGA